TTGTCCACCCGTGACATACACAAAGAATGTGCATGCATAGATTTCTCAAGTATAAGCAATTGTTGCCATGTTAATAGCTTGGAAGGTTTAGCTTTTAGTCCACTCAAAATGTTACCACAAGTACCAGTGAAATTAAACTTATAAAGATGATcatttctcaaataatattctATTCAGAATTGCAAAACCATCAATTGGTGAATGCATACATTTTTCAAGCATAAGCAATTGTTTCCATGTTAATAACTTGGAAGTTTAACATTTAATCCAGCCAAAAACTTATCACAAGCACCAGTGAGTATAAGCTTATAGAACTGATCATTTATGAAATCAGATTGTACCCAGAAGTAGAAAAACAGCAATTGCACTACTGGTACTGGTACCTATAATCAGGTTTTGTTGGCTCATTCTGAAAGAGAGTTTTTGCCAATGCCCCACCTTCCATCAAAGCAACAGGAGTCAAATTTATCCTATCTGTAACATCTCCCACTGCCCAAATGGAAGGAACCGAGGTGCATGAGTATTCATCAACCTGAGAAAATGAGAAATTATTGAAGGAAAAATGAAACGAAATCAAGCAAAAAAAGGTCTGAAACTTTCAGTGTACTACCTCAATTGCTCCATTGTTGGTCATTTTTACCCCCACACTCTCCAGTCCCAAGTTCTGCAATCACAACAAGTGGGCATTACATCTATCCATCCCTTCAATGTCAAGCACAGAAATAAAGTTGTTTGAGGATGAATCATCAAGTGTCTTTACTCAAAGGAGAGTTATATTTTTCACGATCAAAGACACCCTAAGAATTCTTCACAGATGGAGTggtttgaagtttgaatttttctGTCAGAGTGGATGTATAGTTGGAGTCGCATCAATGCCAAGTTTTAACTAGTAGCCTTGAGACAACTAAAATTGGCTAGAGGGAAGCAACCACAGAAATGAAATTTCAAACCTTTGTATTAGGCCGACGTCCAGTGGCAAACATGACATGTGAGAAGCCTTCAACTGTTCCTTTGTTGGTCTTCAGTGACAATGAACCATCAGCTGACTTAATAATAGCCTGAGGTGACTCCTCTGTATGGAACTCAATTCCTCTTAGAGACATCTGTTCTGCAACAAAATCTCTGATCTACAGGAACATACAAAGACCGATTAATTGTGAGGCAAATGCAAGCATGTATCCAGTAAGCAACTAGAATTACTAACAATTCATCACCTCTTCATCAAATCCCCTTAATACTTTTTTCTGCCTTATGAATACATGAACATCACTCTTCAAGCCATTGAAAATTCCAGCAAATTCTAACGCAATATACCCTCCACCAACTATGGCGATTTTCTCTGGCTTAGATGGCAAATCAAGTGCAGCATCAGAATCAATCGCGTATTCACTCCCAGGAATGTCAGGAATGAACGGGCGTCCTCCAACAGAAATAAGTATGTGCCGTGCAGAGTAGATTTTTCCATCAACATCAACTGTGTGTGGATCGACAATCTACAACATTAACTcaacaattgaaaaaacattaatagcCTGTTTGGAACCAATTCTACACTAAAATTGATTTCAACTATTTGAGTAGattgaatttatttgatttgctaATTGAATTCTTTGGTTTggaataagttttaaaattgtgaAATTCATTAGACTTGAATTAGTGAAAATACATCATTTACCCAAGTTGCCCTAGTCCCTAAAAAACCTACTCAATCATATGTGAAGGGGGCGTTAGTGGAATTAATTTAAGTGGGTCAATTATGAAGCAAATCCACAAAAATCTGTAATTTTAATTGGTTGTAGAATTCGTTTATGTTGCTTAAAGCTTTCCAAACACTAGAATTGGATAAATGGTGTCGATtatttcatttctactcaaatCTTACTTCCAAACAGCATGTAAAGCACAACAACACAAACTTGTACGGATTCAAAGCATCAGTTTACCTTCCCGCGGCCTTCAATTAAAGTGACACCAGCGTTATTGAGAATGTTCTTATAAATACTGGTCAGGCGCTGCAACTCAGCATTTTTGTTAGCCATCAAAGTATTCCAATCATGAAGTGGTTCGTTGTCATACTTCCATCCAAAACCCCGACTCTCATCAAATTCATGAGCATATTTCGACGCATAAACAAGCAGTTTCTTCGGTACACATCCACGTAGCACACACctacattatatatattaaaaattaaaaaatataacataattcgACTGAATTCTTATTTTCTTCTGTTCAATTAAAGCTGGCAAATCAAGTTCTCAGCCACGTGTCCCTACTTACGTGCCGCCTACGCCACCGGTTGTCTCCGAAGAGATAGTTGAGAACGGAAGCTCACACACGGCAACAGAAGCGCCGAAATTGGCTGCGAAGCGAGAAGCGCGGACGCCCCCACTTCCAGCACCGATAGTGAAGAGGTCGAAGTCATAGTGGCGGGAAGGTTCAGCGCCGTTTTCTGCCTCCGCACGAGTAGTGAGATGACGGCGGTGGTGGTGAGAGAGAGGGCGGCGGGAGGAgagggaggtggtggtggtggttaggGTTTTGGGGAGAGggaggaaggaggaggagggcGAGAGAGGGAAGGAAAGGGGGAGTTTTCTGTAGAGGGATTGGAGGGATGGGGAGGCGAGCTTTGGTGTTGTTAGAGAAGAGGCTGCCGCTGCCGCCATTTGGGTGTTAGCGTTGTCCTtgctgcttttttattttattttttttctgggttatGTGGTGTTGAGGTGGAGAAGTAGAAAAAGTATAATACATATATTCCTTCATGAGGTGAGGTCGacatttttgcttttgtttttgtgattattatataataaaaaaatatatataaaaacaaaacaataaatttattttatatgaatttgattatttttaaaaagttactcAAAATCCAACCAGTTAAATTATAtctaaacttttaattaaattttaaataattaaaatttaaatttataattgacCAGATTAAATCTAGATAATTTGTTGAATCAACTTGAAATCCAGGTAATCCGACATAATTAAGATGAGACAcaaggttttttatatttttctaataaatctaaaattttataaaattaatttataaatatttgatttaatattttttttataacttatattcttatgaaatgtttttttcattttgccaTGTAGAATAACATTGTTTATGCTTCCTCAATCCTAAGAGAAGAGCGTGCAGACAGCCAATACCCTTGCATGTGCCACGCCATTTGCTTAAATAACATTAACaacttttattgtattttttcaaattaaaatatcatctcTTATTCAGCCCCACTTgagacaaattaaaattttcatataaatatttctaagaaaaa
The sequence above is drawn from the Populus alba chromosome 15, ASM523922v2, whole genome shotgun sequence genome and encodes:
- the LOC118051005 gene encoding glutathione reductase, chloroplastic, with product MAAAAASSLTTPKLASPSLQSLYRKLPLSFPLSPSSSFLPLPKTLTTTTTSLSSRRPLSHHHRRHLTTRAEAENGAEPSRHYDFDLFTIGAGSGGVRASRFAANFGASVAVCELPFSTISSETTGGVGGTCVLRGCVPKKLLVYASKYAHEFDESRGFGWKYDNEPLHDWNTLMANKNAELQRLTSIYKNILNNAGVTLIEGRGKIVDPHTVDVDGKIYSARHILISVGGRPFIPDIPGSEYAIDSDAALDLPSKPEKIAIVGGGYIALEFAGIFNGLKSDVHVFIRQKKVLRGFDEEIRDFVAEQMSLRGIEFHTEESPQAIIKSADGSLSLKTNKGTVEGFSHVMFATGRRPNTKNLGLESVGVKMTNNGAIEVDEYSCTSVPSIWAVGDVTDRINLTPVALMEGGALAKTLFQNEPTKPDYRAVPSAVFSQPPIGQVGLTEEQAKKEYGDIDVFTANFRPLKATLSGLPDRVFMKLIVCAKTNKVLGLNMCGEDSPEIVQGFAVAIKAGLTKADFDSTVGIHPTAAEEFVTMRTPTRKIREHPPAEGKADHDVKAAAGV